A genomic stretch from Argiope bruennichi chromosome 2, qqArgBrue1.1, whole genome shotgun sequence includes:
- the LOC129962341 gene encoding uncharacterized protein LOC129962341: MRFFYIDNCVFSVNRKEELARFISESQALLSTSMFELRGWEHSPIQDKTEEMQEDRKVPVLGLLWNFPKETISLDLKSLIKEGKGPITKRKILSTVHRIFDPIGFSCPVTLEPKSLLQECWKLGLSWDAEFPQLITEIFELWKMKLPKLNALEIPRCVREDFVEDSKFSIHVFCDASQSAYATCIFLRAESADSTSCQLIQARNRVAPLKKISILRLELLSCTIGTRLAKATISELGLENIPIFYWSDSMNALYWIKRNENWATFVYNRVLEIRKLTNPENRRHINGTLNPADLPSRGSNAEELVKSLWWNGPN, encoded by the coding sequence ATGAGGTTTTTCTACATCGATAATTGTGTTTTCAGCGTCAACAGAAAAGAAGAACTCGCTAGATTTATTTCGGAATCGCAAGCACTATTATCTACTTCCATGTTTGAACTTCGAGGGTGGGAGCATTCTCCTATTCAAGACAAAACTGAAGAAATGCAAGAAGACCGAAAGGTTCCAGTTCTTGGACTTCTGTGGAATTTTCCAAAGGAAACTATATCTCTAGATTTGAAAAGTTTGATAAAAGAAGGTAAGGGacctattacaaaaagaaaaatcctatCAACCGTTCATCGAATCTTTGATCCGATAGGATTTTCTTGTCCAGTGACTCTAGAGCCCAAATCTTTGTTGCAGGAATGTTGGAAATTGGGGCTGTCATGGGATGCTGAATTCCCTCAGCTGATAACCGAAATATTCGAACTCTGGAAGATGAAGTTACCGAAATTGAATGCTCTTGAAATACCAAGATGTGTACGTGAGGACTTTGTAGAAGATTCTAAATTTTCCATCCATGTTTTCTGTGACGCAAGTCAGAGTGCCTACGCTACATGTATCTTCTTGAGAGCTGAATCTGCTGATAGCACGTCGTGCCAGTTAATACAAGCTAGAAATAGAGTTGCTCCTTTGAAAAAGATCTCTATTCTACGCCTAGAACTTTTGTCCTGCACAATTGGAACTAGATTGGCAAAAGCAACCATCTCCGAACTTGGACTTGAGAACATACCAATCTTCTACTGGTCTGACTCCATGAATGCTTTGTATTGGATCAAAAGAAATGAGAACTGGGCCACGTTCGTTTACAACAGGGTACTGGAAATCCGTAAACTCACTAATCCTGAAAACCGGAGGCACATAAATGGAACATTAAACCCAGCTGACCTTCCATCACGAGGTTCCAATGCAGAGGAACTTGTGAAGTCTCTTTGGTGGAACGGTCCAAATTGA